A window of the Bacteriovorax sp. PP10 genome harbors these coding sequences:
- a CDS encoding class I SAM-dependent methyltransferase, with product MLQLTKFYEECYQDFEQSNLLSNVPAEILSKNFLAFIDQKKSMMSKKNLGHYIDQLIWTQKSEHIDDPSFDIELKKEIVYGLHLKNKIFGTYCISIKILRPIIEHINLIENRPARILEIGSGSGQLSMAMYEQLQHTSLKVEMTGSDIVPEYVEAANLLAREKKYDMNYKVIDALHLDQLPPNSYDIVFTLHSMHHFLPEQLIKIMAGARSVASQGFIGVDAYRGLFNLFFMAMLGGGKSLVSLNPVFYHDSVISGRRMYSAKQLEIMARVGCPGSTIIAENLKPGLTVVKIFS from the coding sequence ATGTTGCAGTTAACGAAGTTTTACGAAGAGTGCTATCAGGATTTCGAACAATCCAATTTATTATCTAATGTACCGGCTGAAATTCTTTCCAAGAATTTTTTAGCTTTCATTGATCAAAAAAAATCAATGATGTCTAAAAAAAATTTAGGCCACTATATCGATCAATTGATCTGGACTCAAAAGAGCGAGCATATTGATGACCCCTCATTTGATATTGAGTTAAAAAAAGAGATTGTATATGGGCTTCATCTAAAAAATAAAATCTTTGGCACATACTGTATTTCTATCAAGATTTTGAGACCTATCATTGAGCACATTAACCTGATAGAAAATCGTCCTGCACGCATTTTAGAGATTGGAAGCGGCTCTGGGCAATTGAGTATGGCAATGTATGAACAATTACAACATACTTCTTTAAAAGTTGAGATGACAGGATCAGATATTGTTCCAGAGTATGTTGAGGCCGCAAACCTTCTGGCCCGTGAAAAAAAATATGATATGAATTATAAAGTGATTGATGCTCTTCATTTGGATCAACTGCCTCCCAATTCATACGATATCGTCTTTACTCTTCATAGCATGCACCATTTTTTACCAGAGCAGTTAATTAAAATTATGGCCGGAGCACGAAGTGTTGCTTCTCAGGGATTTATTGGTGTGGATGCTTATCGAGGACTTTTTAATCTTTTCTTCATGGCGATGTTAGGTGGTGGGAAAAGTCTCGTGAGCTTAAATCCAGTTTTTTATCATGACTCTGTTATCTCAGGAAGACGAATGTACTCAGCTAAACAACTGGAGATCATGGCGAGAGTCGGTTGTCCTGGCTCAACCATTATCGCTGAAAATTTAAAACCAGGACTGACTGTCGTTAAGATTTTTTCATAA
- a CDS encoding DedA family protein has translation MDFLHLVIDFILHIEVHLDYLIQTYHAWTYLILFMIIFCETGVVVLPFLPGDSLLFAIGAFAARGSFDFWTISLTLLVAAILGDSLNYTIGKYVGPKVFYKNDSKFFNKGHLLKAQAFYEKYGAKTIIIARFIPIVRTFAPFVAGIGEMTYKKFMTYNVVGAVSWIFIFIPLGYFFGNLAFVQQNFKLVMIAIIVISVLPPIIEYLRERSKK, from the coding sequence ATGGATTTTCTTCACCTTGTTATCGACTTCATTCTGCACATTGAAGTTCATCTTGATTATTTAATTCAAACTTACCATGCTTGGACTTATTTAATTTTGTTCATGATTATTTTCTGTGAAACAGGAGTCGTGGTTCTGCCATTTCTTCCAGGTGACTCACTACTCTTTGCTATCGGAGCTTTTGCAGCAAGGGGATCGTTTGATTTCTGGACCATCTCTTTAACTCTCCTGGTAGCAGCTATTCTTGGCGATAGTTTGAACTACACGATTGGAAAGTATGTCGGCCCTAAAGTTTTTTATAAAAATGATTCGAAGTTTTTTAATAAAGGGCATCTGCTAAAAGCTCAGGCCTTTTATGAAAAGTACGGCGCTAAAACGATTATCATCGCACGTTTTATTCCCATCGTTCGCACCTTCGCACCTTTCGTTGCGGGGATTGGTGAGATGACGTACAAAAAGTTTATGACTTACAATGTGGTGGGAGCGGTTAGCTGGATTTTTATTTTCATTCCGTTGGGATACTTTTTTGGGAATTTAGCTTTTGTTCAACAGAATTTTAAATTAGTTATGATTGCGATTATTGTGATTTCGGTTTTACCGCCGATTATTGAATATCTTCGAGAGAGATCTAAAAAATAG
- a CDS encoding mechanosensitive ion channel family protein, with the protein MNEARLPIERIEYFIQFESFAVLIVTLLIGWLFYKLFLKKITEKRHASLRHRFIRTSFYLCVAGVLALFHWGVVSATWTDYFSLKVANYIGLISFLFLVTVLVRLAQVYVYLYLFLANMSQGVPRLIANLFTLIFSTFIISWIAADVFGFNLATVLATSAIFTIVLGLALQDTLGNLFSGVALQIERPFQLGDWVEVQNSDDKWVGQIQEITWRATSLLGFSDELIVIPNKTIAQSQLLIFSERTKPARFSQQFRFSFDVDVLKAKSAILEAVKSIPEIMTDPEPRVLMLEVTESWVSMKVFYSIADYGRKYRVGDMVIAYVLQAIKNKKMALATNTLSIVRDENDLD; encoded by the coding sequence ATGAATGAGGCCAGGCTTCCTATCGAAAGAATTGAATACTTCATTCAGTTTGAATCTTTTGCTGTCTTAATCGTCACTCTTTTAATCGGATGGCTTTTTTATAAACTCTTTTTGAAAAAGATCACGGAGAAAAGACATGCGTCTCTTCGCCATAGATTTATCAGAACAAGTTTTTATCTTTGTGTCGCCGGAGTGCTTGCCCTTTTTCACTGGGGAGTTGTCAGCGCCACATGGACCGATTATTTTTCTTTAAAGGTCGCCAACTACATAGGCCTTATTTCTTTTTTATTTTTAGTCACAGTTCTTGTCCGTCTGGCACAGGTTTATGTTTACCTGTATTTATTTTTAGCGAACATGAGTCAGGGTGTCCCTCGCCTTATCGCTAACCTTTTCACTCTTATCTTTTCAACTTTTATCATCAGCTGGATTGCCGCTGATGTTTTTGGGTTTAACCTGGCCACTGTTCTTGCCACTTCGGCCATCTTCACGATCGTTCTCGGTCTTGCTTTACAAGATACGCTTGGAAATCTTTTCTCCGGCGTGGCCCTACAAATTGAAAGACCATTTCAGTTGGGTGATTGGGTTGAAGTTCAGAACTCTGATGATAAATGGGTTGGACAAATTCAAGAGATCACGTGGCGAGCGACTTCGCTGCTTGGGTTTAGTGATGAACTGATCGTCATCCCCAATAAGACTATTGCTCAAAGCCAGCTGCTTATTTTCTCAGAGAGAACAAAGCCTGCACGTTTCTCTCAGCAGTTTCGTTTCTCTTTTGATGTCGATGTATTGAAAGCAAAATCAGCGATTCTAGAAGCAGTGAAATCTATTCCGGAAATCATGACAGACCCTGAGCCAAGAGTGCTTATGCTTGAAGTGACAGAGTCATGGGTCTCAATGAAAGTCTTTTACTCCATTGCTGATTACGGGAGAAAGTATCGTGTTGGGGACATGGTTATCGCCTATGTTTTACAGGCAATTAAGAACAAAAAGATGGCACTTGCCACGAATACCTTAAGCATTGTCCGCGATGAGAATGACCTAGATTAA
- the glsA gene encoding glutaminase A, translating to MENLNSFLSDLINKYRSETSGATASYIPELSNVNHDLFALAVVTNKGEIYQAGDFNHKFTLQSASKPFIYGMALEEHGREFMRSRVGVEPSGEAFNSIVELEKNTHRPYNPMINSGAIAVSSFIQDKNTQKRLDRVLKMFSEYAGHDVTVDEAVFDSEKKTAHRNRSIAHLLRHFEIIGDDIEESLDLYFKQCSILFNTTDLAYMAATLANGGVQPKTQKQVIKKEFVPDMLSLMFTCGMYDSAGEWAYTVGLPAKSGVSGCLLAVVPGKLGIAAYSPLIDQQGHSVRSVMAIQELVEHCKLNIFAN from the coding sequence ATGGAAAATTTGAACAGCTTTCTTTCTGATTTAATAAATAAATACCGTTCTGAAACCTCTGGTGCGACTGCGTCTTACATTCCGGAACTCTCAAACGTAAACCATGATTTATTTGCCTTAGCGGTTGTGACCAATAAAGGTGAGATTTATCAGGCGGGAGACTTCAATCACAAGTTTACCCTGCAATCTGCTTCAAAACCTTTCATTTATGGGATGGCGCTAGAAGAACACGGTCGCGAGTTTATGAGAAGCCGTGTCGGAGTTGAGCCTAGTGGTGAAGCTTTCAACTCTATTGTTGAATTAGAAAAAAACACTCACCGCCCTTATAACCCGATGATTAACTCTGGCGCCATTGCCGTCAGTAGTTTTATTCAGGATAAAAATACTCAAAAAAGACTCGACCGCGTTTTAAAGATGTTTTCTGAATATGCTGGTCATGATGTCACTGTTGATGAAGCTGTTTTTGATTCTGAAAAAAAGACGGCCCATAGAAACCGCTCGATCGCTCACCTGCTTCGTCACTTTGAAATTATCGGTGATGATATTGAAGAGTCGCTAGATCTTTATTTCAAACAATGCTCAATTCTTTTTAATACAACTGACCTGGCCTATATGGCGGCAACACTTGCTAATGGCGGTGTTCAACCAAAAACTCAAAAGCAAGTGATCAAAAAAGAATTCGTACCTGATATGTTAAGCCTGATGTTTACTTGTGGAATGTATGATTCTGCCGGTGAATGGGCCTACACTGTAGGGCTTCCTGCTAAAAGTGGAGTGAGTGGATGCCTGCTGGCCGTTGTCCCGGGGAAATTGGGAATTGCGGCCTACTCGCCGCTGATTGATCAACAAGGTCATTCAGTCAGAAGTGTGATGGCCATCCAGGAACTTGTCGAACATTGTAAATTAAATATTTTTGCCAACTAA
- a CDS encoding MBL fold metallo-hydrolase, whose translation MDVQYFFDKETSTLTYIVYDAKTRDAIIIDPVLNYSAETDKTTTDSLKLVTDFIKLHNLHPIYSLETHAHADHLSSSHHLKDIYPDIKIAISKHIVTVQKAFKDIVHMPVEFKPDGSQFDKLIEDDEDFSAGSIKIHAIPTPGHTPACMSFHINNMVFTGDALFIEDGGTGRCDFPNGSAEDLYHSIHENLYSLPENTIVFVGHDYQPNGRELRFETTIGASKRSNCHLKSETTKDEYVNFREARDKTLKTPKLLVPSIRVNINAGIVLEEKN comes from the coding sequence ATGGATGTACAATATTTTTTTGATAAAGAGACATCAACATTAACTTACATCGTTTACGATGCTAAAACCCGCGATGCCATTATTATTGATCCGGTGTTAAATTATTCGGCCGAAACGGATAAGACAACGACCGACAGTCTGAAGCTGGTGACAGATTTCATTAAACTTCATAATCTTCACCCGATTTACTCTTTAGAAACTCATGCTCATGCCGACCATCTAAGCAGCTCACACCATTTAAAAGACATTTATCCGGATATCAAAATTGCCATCAGTAAACATATTGTGACTGTTCAAAAAGCATTTAAAGATATCGTTCATATGCCGGTCGAATTTAAACCGGATGGATCGCAGTTTGATAAACTGATTGAAGACGATGAAGACTTCAGCGCAGGATCAATCAAGATCCATGCAATCCCAACTCCCGGCCATACTCCAGCTTGTATGAGTTTCCATATTAACAATATGGTTTTCACTGGAGACGCTCTGTTTATTGAAGATGGGGGAACTGGCAGATGTGACTTCCCCAATGGAAGTGCAGAAGATCTTTACCACTCAATCCATGAAAATCTTTATTCACTGCCAGAAAATACAATTGTTTTCGTAGGACATGACTATCAACCTAATGGAAGAGAGTTAAGATTTGAAACAACTATTGGCGCTTCAAAAAGAAGCAACTGCCATTTAAAGTCTGAAACAACCAAAGATGAGTACGTCAATTTTCGCGAGGCCCGCGATAAAACACTCAAGACTCCAAAACTTCTGGTGCCTAGTATTCGTGTAAACATCAATGCTGGAATTGTTCTAGAAGAAAAAAATTAA
- the msrB gene encoding peptide-methionine (R)-S-oxide reductase MsrB, with product MKTLIILAVLFSSLPAFSWDATKFKKPSSAELKKSLSPLSYEVTQEEGTEAPFRNPYHDSKKEGIYVDIVSGEPLFSSLDKFDSGTGWPSFTRPLVKTNIVEKVDKNLLLGSRTEVRSRYANSHLGHVFDDGPAPTGLRYCMNSASMKFIPKEDLKKAGYGEFEALFTHK from the coding sequence ATGAAAACACTAATTATTCTAGCAGTTCTCTTTTCATCACTCCCCGCTTTTTCTTGGGATGCTACCAAGTTTAAAAAGCCGTCTTCTGCTGAACTTAAAAAATCATTGAGTCCACTTTCTTATGAGGTCACTCAGGAAGAAGGAACTGAAGCTCCTTTTAGAAATCCTTATCACGACAGTAAAAAAGAAGGTATCTACGTTGATATCGTCTCAGGTGAGCCTTTATTTAGCTCCCTTGATAAATTTGATTCTGGAACAGGATGGCCAAGCTTCACTCGCCCATTAGTGAAAACAAATATCGTAGAAAAAGTGGATAAGAATTTATTATTAGGTTCGCGTACAGAAGTAAGAAGCCGTTATGCCAACTCTCACTTAGGCCACGTCTTTGATGATGGTCCTGCACCAACAGGACTTCGCTATTGTATGAACTCTGCTTCAATGAAGTTTATTCCCAAAGAAGATTTGAAGAAAGCAGGTTATGGTGAATTTGAAGCACTCTTCACCCACAAATAA
- a CDS encoding VF530 family protein — protein MANNTNPLHGKTLENILTELVEFYGFPELSLAIDINCFKTDPSIKSSLTFLRKTPWARTKVENLYIAHLRDKASQQDT, from the coding sequence ATGGCAAATAATACGAATCCGTTACACGGAAAAACATTAGAAAACATTCTCACGGAACTGGTAGAGTTTTATGGTTTCCCAGAACTCTCACTAGCAATTGATATCAATTGTTTTAAAACTGATCCGAGTATTAAATCAAGCCTGACATTCCTTAGAAAAACACCTTGGGCCAGAACTAAGGTTGAAAATCTTTATATCGCTCACTTACGTGACAAGGCTTCGCAGCAGGATACTTAA
- a CDS encoding TetR/AcrR family transcriptional regulator yields MATKSNTDTKTKALDLGREYLQTLGFSGFSFQTIADTLGIKKASLHYYFASKEEMGLALLNGYEESHKAWALKVQELPSKTKLEKMVKGFKALSSKNHMICPVGSFTSDFHSTTPKMKKKIRQFHFLVRDWLMETIDQGKKEGTIRDSLDTEVAADLFLATLQGGVQLARIRGEQKSLEKMLDTMMDNLHGK; encoded by the coding sequence ATGGCCACTAAAAGCAATACCGACACTAAAACAAAAGCACTCGATCTCGGTCGAGAATACCTCCAGACTCTGGGGTTTTCGGGCTTTAGTTTTCAGACGATCGCCGACACATTAGGCATTAAAAAAGCGAGTCTCCATTATTACTTTGCTTCTAAAGAAGAGATGGGATTAGCGCTCTTGAATGGCTACGAAGAAAGTCACAAGGCCTGGGCCTTAAAAGTCCAAGAGCTTCCTTCAAAGACTAAATTAGAAAAGATGGTAAAGGGATTCAAGGCCCTTAGTTCCAAAAATCATATGATCTGTCCGGTTGGATCGTTTACTTCTGATTTCCATTCCACAACACCTAAAATGAAAAAGAAAATACGACAGTTTCATTTCCTGGTGCGCGACTGGCTGATGGAAACTATTGATCAAGGGAAAAAAGAAGGGACAATTAGAGACAGTCTTGATACTGAAGTAGCAGCAGATTTATTCCTGGCAACACTTCAAGGTGGAGTGCAGCTGGCAAGAATCCGCGGTGAACAAAAGAGCTTGGAAAAAATGCTCGATACAATGATGGATAATCTTCATGGCAAATAA
- a CDS encoding D-alanyl-D-alanine carboxypeptidase — translation MTLTKKITTAALLAMSTTSAFASVKTDASFDKLLKTYKVAPTTEQSYCYTDEKGVLQGKNVDLQIRLASVSKLLTSLWAVEQKGVNYRYDTKLFIKGNNLHLQGSFDPFMSNEKMLFLVSQLNTLGYKHFDKITYDKNIQINPNAQVHTDEYPLITRDSNGKNIKTYFNTASWSKVFRAEYDRLASLAKKDRFVKDVNFSVDTVEYVDSNPLAGDDVKVLTLTSPELYKYLKETNVKSNNYSAHTIFRDLGGAEGFEKFLADRFSLTADQIKLYNGSGLPSTIDGKRVDNYASCAIMANLISELKASAERQQKELEDVVAVPGNDQGTFRNRLNSADLKNTFVAKTGTLMHTSTLAGAMSTQKGFSFFGVFNQTTDINGAKAVQNEMVKVLLTEMGGPKVFGYQVEGFHAYDNDENVKNFDLDHAEDDFTAIEGNLH, via the coding sequence ATGACACTAACAAAAAAAATTACGACGGCAGCATTGCTTGCAATGAGCACGACTTCGGCATTCGCTTCAGTAAAGACTGATGCAAGTTTCGATAAACTTTTAAAAACTTATAAAGTAGCTCCAACTACAGAGCAGTCATACTGCTACACAGATGAAAAAGGTGTTCTTCAAGGTAAGAACGTTGATTTACAAATTCGTCTGGCATCAGTATCGAAACTTTTAACATCTCTTTGGGCAGTTGAACAAAAAGGTGTGAACTATAGATACGACACTAAGCTTTTCATTAAAGGGAACAACCTTCACCTTCAAGGAAGCTTCGATCCATTCATGAGTAATGAAAAAATGCTTTTCCTTGTGTCTCAATTAAACACACTTGGGTACAAGCACTTTGATAAAATCACTTACGATAAAAATATTCAAATCAATCCAAACGCTCAAGTTCACACTGATGAATACCCGTTAATCACAAGAGACTCTAACGGAAAGAACATCAAAACTTATTTCAATACAGCTTCATGGTCTAAAGTTTTTAGAGCTGAGTACGATCGTTTAGCAAGTCTTGCTAAAAAAGACCGTTTTGTTAAAGATGTAAACTTCAGTGTTGATACTGTTGAGTATGTTGATTCAAATCCTCTTGCTGGGGACGATGTTAAAGTTTTAACTTTAACTTCACCTGAACTATACAAGTACTTAAAAGAAACAAACGTTAAGTCGAACAACTACTCTGCTCACACAATTTTTAGAGACCTAGGTGGAGCTGAAGGATTTGAGAAGTTTTTAGCTGATAGATTCAGCTTAACTGCTGATCAAATTAAACTTTATAATGGTTCAGGACTTCCATCGACAATTGATGGAAAAAGAGTTGATAACTATGCATCTTGCGCGATCATGGCCAACCTTATTTCTGAACTAAAAGCTTCTGCTGAAAGACAACAAAAAGAACTTGAAGATGTCGTTGCAGTTCCAGGTAACGATCAAGGGACTTTTAGAAACCGTCTGAACTCAGCTGACTTAAAAAATACATTCGTAGCAAAGACTGGAACACTTATGCACACATCAACTCTTGCAGGTGCGATGAGTACACAAAAAGGATTCAGCTTCTTTGGTGTGTTTAACCAGACAACTGATATCAACGGAGCAAAAGCTGTTCAAAATGAAATGGTAAAAGTTCTTTTAACTGAAATGGGTGGACCAAAAGTTTTTGGTTACCAGGTTGAAGGATTCCATGCTTATGACAATGATGAGAACGTGAAGAACTTCGATCTTGATCATGCAGAAGATGACTTTACTGCTATTGAAGGAAATCTACATTAA